One Thermosphaera aggregans DNA segment encodes these proteins:
- a CDS encoding CaiB/BaiF CoA transferase family protein: MLLKGLKVLDLSHTLAGPFATMVLADLGAEVIKIESPSGDETRSWAPFVDGESSYYLSINRGKRSVVVNLKDPRGVKIIHDLVKRVQVVIENFRPGVAEKLGVDYETLVKINQNLIYASIKGFSKNSIYEEKPAYDLIIQAMSGLMTTTGEEGSPPVRVSFALFDVITGLIIANYILAGLYSGIRPLRIEVPMYDAAIFSMCYVPMMYLTTGRKPRRMGHAHPSMVPYQAFQDKHGKWFIVAAANDRLWLNLCKAIGREDLASDPRFATNPERVKNRDELIKILQEIFHGNTREFWIETLSKSGVPAAPVYEIDEVFEDPYVKNQGIVFKVRHRKLGEIPQLSSPGFINGARSNSLTPPPTLGQDTVEVLKELGYSEPEIEVLRKEGVVYYP; the protein is encoded by the coding sequence ATGCTTTTAAAAGGATTAAAAGTGCTTGACTTAAGCCATACTTTAGCAGGCCCATTCGCGACAATGGTATTGGCCGACCTTGGCGCGGAGGTTATAAAGATAGAGTCTCCCTCCGGCGACGAGACACGGAGCTGGGCTCCGTTCGTTGACGGGGAAAGCTCGTACTACCTCTCGATTAACCGTGGAAAAAGAAGCGTGGTTGTAAACTTGAAAGACCCTAGAGGAGTGAAAATAATCCATGATCTCGTTAAAAGGGTTCAAGTGGTCATAGAAAACTTCAGGCCGGGAGTAGCTGAGAAGCTCGGAGTCGACTATGAAACACTCGTCAAAATAAACCAAAACCTCATATACGCGAGCATCAAAGGCTTCAGTAAGAACAGCATTTACGAGGAAAAGCCCGCGTACGACCTTATAATCCAAGCAATGTCCGGGCTTATGACGACGACCGGGGAAGAAGGCTCACCCCCGGTTAGAGTGAGCTTCGCGCTTTTCGACGTTATAACCGGGCTGATAATTGCCAACTACATTCTTGCAGGCCTATACAGCGGCATAAGGCCGCTCAGAATTGAAGTCCCCATGTATGATGCCGCCATATTTTCAATGTGCTATGTTCCCATGATGTATTTAACTACTGGACGAAAGCCTAGAAGAATGGGGCATGCGCATCCTTCAATGGTTCCATACCAAGCCTTCCAAGACAAGCATGGGAAGTGGTTCATAGTGGCAGCCGCGAATGATAGGTTATGGTTAAACCTTTGTAAAGCGATTGGGAGAGAAGACTTGGCGAGCGATCCAAGGTTTGCCACCAATCCTGAAAGGGTTAAGAACAGGGATGAGTTGATCAAGATTTTACAGGAAATTTTCCATGGAAACACTCGGGAATTTTGGATTGAAACATTGAGTAAATCGGGAGTCCCCGCGGCACCTGTGTATGAGATTGACGAAGTGTTTGAAGACCCTTACGTTAAAAACCAAGGAATAGTCTTCAAAGTCAGGCACCGTAAGCTTGGAGAAATACCGCAGCTCTCTTCACCAGGCTTCATTAACGGCGCGAGAAGCAATAGCCTTACTCCCCCGCCAACGCTGGGACAGGATACGGTGGAAGTTTTAAAGGAACTGGGTTACTCGGAGCCGGAGATAGAAGTACTGAGGAAAGAGGGAGTAGTATACTATCCATAG
- a CDS encoding RAD55 family ATPase codes for MIDLPESNLILDVDILLYVLPEGVKRNSLIIVAGEGGAGKSALLANIAKSVIKNNEPLLYLGLDDDPATIVDQLSSFNVDIEKVFNEGRFGIIDGFSYLIKGKKGKSHPMVLDEVNPSDLDSLVYSLLKHVDSFNMRGRGMVMIDSLNEIMITLDPTRIIEFVKTIRANVAKHRSVTTIATLHTSTEDFLSYLLSIEHLVDGIIEMQTLKDKNLGELQIPLRQMLVRKMKGVPHRAVWTLFTIDKEGVKPVVIKTSK; via the coding sequence GTGATTGATTTGCCTGAGAGCAATTTAATACTGGATGTTGATATTCTTCTCTACGTTTTACCTGAAGGTGTTAAGAGAAACTCACTCATAATTGTTGCCGGCGAAGGCGGTGCTGGCAAGAGCGCTTTACTGGCTAATATTGCTAAATCAGTTATTAAGAACAATGAGCCCTTGCTTTACCTAGGGCTTGACGATGATCCGGCAACCATCGTGGACCAGTTAAGCTCTTTCAACGTTGACATTGAAAAAGTATTCAATGAGGGAAGATTTGGAATCATAGATGGTTTCAGCTATTTAATCAAGGGTAAGAAAGGGAAGAGCCACCCCATGGTTCTTGACGAAGTCAACCCAAGCGACTTAGACAGCCTTGTCTACTCTCTCCTTAAACATGTTGACTCCTTCAACATGAGGGGGCGTGGAATGGTAATGATAGACAGCCTGAACGAGATCATGATCACACTGGACCCGACCAGGATCATAGAGTTCGTGAAAACCATAAGGGCAAATGTAGCCAAACATAGGAGTGTGACCACAATAGCAACACTTCACACTTCAACGGAGGACTTCCTCTCATACTTGCTAAGCATCGAGCACTTGGTTGACGGAATAATTGAAATGCAGACCCTCAAAGACAAGAACCTAGGGGAATTACAAATACCGTTGAGGCAAATGCTGGTGAGAAAGATGAAAGGCGTTCCTCACAGGGCAGTATGGACCCTCTTCACCATTGATAAGGAAGGAGTAAAACCCGTGGTTATTAAAACCTCAAAGTAA
- a CDS encoding dihydropteroate synthase-like protein, translated as MFVTGMVAKPFLEKIVKQLSDVEAKVLSLPIPIAAMMTSEYLTRELPRYPELIEWADIIIAPGFTKGDLKDVAKKLGKPVYKGCLYAYDIPILVEYLKKGGELSTVNPLDELLSKEKKRREEIILAELRREATKSCFEVGGKPVSPKYPLIMGEVFVNEEVDFDTIASKAHRLVSHGSDILVIGSSRLPLDVVADYSKKVKRLLNIPVGLDYFKYEDFSSLSDGEVDILLSFPADSILHFNPKEEFRKTAVVLIPDPFSTTVGDKISSLRAGLKHAIDKGFGKIILDPVLNPPQQAFIESLYAFKTARKEFPGYPILMGVSNFTELIDADSIGVNAVLASIGVEAGVDLFLVTEESAKTSYSVREFRKALDMALLAREMEKPPKDFSVNLLVCKSKKRRGLKPQELVNPVKASRPYPLKADPSGYFKIYVDHDQEAIIVEHYKHGDSKPSITILGTDPSAIINEILERKLASAPEHFYYLGRELWKAKTALKLGKDYVQDEELF; from the coding sequence TTGTTCGTAACAGGGATGGTGGCAAAACCCTTCTTGGAGAAAATTGTAAAACAGCTTTCAGATGTAGAAGCCAAGGTTTTATCGCTCCCTATTCCCATAGCCGCAATGATGACTAGCGAGTATTTAACACGGGAGCTACCCCGATACCCTGAGCTCATTGAGTGGGCAGACATAATAATAGCACCAGGCTTCACGAAAGGGGATTTAAAAGACGTGGCTAAGAAGTTAGGGAAGCCCGTTTACAAGGGGTGCTTGTATGCTTATGACATTCCCATCTTAGTTGAATATTTGAAAAAAGGCGGAGAGTTGTCAACGGTTAACCCGCTAGATGAATTATTGAGCAAGGAGAAGAAGAGGAGAGAGGAGATTATTCTTGCTGAATTAAGGAGAGAAGCTACCAAGTCTTGTTTTGAGGTTGGTGGAAAACCGGTCTCGCCTAAATATCCTTTAATAATGGGCGAGGTTTTCGTGAATGAGGAGGTGGATTTTGACACAATCGCCTCCAAGGCACATAGACTAGTATCTCACGGTTCCGACATACTGGTAATTGGGTCCAGCCGTCTCCCCTTAGATGTTGTAGCAGACTATTCAAAAAAGGTTAAGAGGTTGTTGAACATTCCGGTGGGGTTAGACTATTTCAAATACGAGGATTTCAGCTCCCTTAGCGATGGAGAAGTCGATATTCTTTTAAGCTTCCCAGCTGACTCAATACTCCATTTCAATCCCAAGGAGGAATTTCGAAAAACAGCCGTAGTCCTAATCCCAGACCCGTTCTCCACCACTGTCGGAGACAAGATCTCAAGCTTAAGAGCGGGTTTAAAACATGCTATTGATAAAGGATTCGGAAAAATTATCCTGGACCCGGTGTTAAACCCTCCTCAGCAAGCATTTATAGAATCATTGTATGCGTTTAAAACAGCGAGGAAGGAGTTTCCGGGCTATCCGATATTGATGGGGGTCAGCAATTTCACAGAGTTGATAGATGCTGACAGTATTGGAGTAAACGCTGTGTTAGCCAGTATCGGGGTTGAGGCAGGAGTAGACCTGTTCCTTGTCACGGAAGAAAGTGCTAAAACCTCGTACTCGGTCAGAGAGTTTAGGAAAGCACTGGATATGGCCCTGCTTGCTAGAGAAATGGAAAAGCCTCCGAAAGATTTCTCTGTCAACTTACTAGTGTGTAAAAGCAAGAAGAGGAGAGGCTTGAAGCCCCAGGAGCTGGTAAACCCTGTTAAAGCCTCCAGACCCTACCCTCTTAAAGCAGACCCCTCTGGGTACTTTAAAATATATGTCGACCACGATCAGGAAGCAATAATCGTAGAACACTATAAGCATGGAGATAGTAAGCCGAGCATTACAATACTAGGGACTGATCCGTCTGCGATAATTAATGAAATACTTGAGAGGAAGCTTGCCTCAGCCCCTGAACACTTCTACTATCTTGGTAGAGAGCTTTGGAAAGCCAAGACAGCCTTGAAGCTCGGCAAGGATTATGTTCAAGATGAAGAACTCTTCTAA
- a CDS encoding flavoprotein — MPKAIAWGITGAGSFLRESVETIIEIVERGIPVTVYCSKAGESLLKSYGLIDKLAARVKGAYPTEIVYESKEPPSYPSTGRFYVDIYDLAVISPATLNTSSKIVHGISDSLVSNLASHALKNNIQLLILPVDYFETKSTIPIKILRDNCGKCFECTAAEACPTGALTNDSNWKVRLDISKCTRCFECLRNCPWNAILFDVEIMVKPNPYYVKIIEKLYEIPNVRIIEHPRKVLELLSGERP, encoded by the coding sequence TTGCCTAAGGCTATTGCGTGGGGAATAACTGGAGCTGGAAGCTTTCTAAGAGAATCGGTGGAAACGATAATTGAGATCGTGGAGAGAGGGATACCGGTCACTGTTTACTGTTCTAAAGCGGGAGAATCATTGTTGAAATCTTATGGGTTGATTGATAAGCTGGCAGCACGCGTGAAAGGAGCGTATCCTACAGAGATAGTTTACGAGTCTAAGGAGCCTCCAAGCTACCCATCAACAGGGCGCTTCTACGTTGACATATACGATTTAGCTGTCATATCGCCTGCAACCCTGAATACTTCCAGCAAAATAGTCCATGGAATATCGGATTCCTTAGTATCAAACCTAGCATCGCATGCGTTGAAGAACAACATTCAGCTCCTCATACTGCCGGTAGACTATTTTGAGACCAAAAGCACTATCCCCATCAAAATACTGCGCGACAACTGCGGTAAATGCTTTGAATGCACCGCTGCTGAAGCATGTCCAACCGGGGCTTTAACCAATGATAGTAACTGGAAAGTAAGGCTAGATATTTCTAAGTGTACCAGGTGTTTCGAATGCTTAAGGAATTGCCCATGGAACGCGATACTATTCGACGTGGAGATCATGGTTAAGCCTAACCCGTACTACGTTAAAATTATCGAAAAGCTATACGAAATCCCAAATGTGAGAATTATTGAACATCCTAGAAAAGTCCTAGAGTTATTGAGTGGTGAACGCCCCTGA
- a CDS encoding dihydroneopterin aldolase family protein, with translation MFSDPARKYFHKDVTDRERAAFEAGIALGMVVHQFTGVPLRKRDDISILEKVIENAIKAQPFKIDAEVVINVDLKNTDNPYDYTALKTRNMNVKVTVKYGKAVVKAALRHIDELDYNLAYIEEIIEEE, from the coding sequence ATGTTCTCTGATCCTGCTAGGAAATACTTTCACAAGGACGTAACAGATAGAGAGAGGGCCGCTTTCGAAGCAGGAATTGCTCTAGGCATGGTTGTACACCAGTTTACAGGTGTTCCATTGAGAAAACGCGATGACATTAGTATACTGGAAAAAGTTATTGAGAACGCTATTAAAGCGCAACCTTTCAAGATCGATGCAGAAGTCGTGATAAACGTTGACCTGAAAAACACGGATAACCCCTACGATTATACGGCGCTGAAAACAAGAAACATGAATGTGAAAGTTACTGTGAAATACGGTAAGGCTGTGGTGAAGGCTGCTCTAAGACACATTGATGAGTTAGACTACAATCTAGCCTACATAGAAGAGATAATAGAGGAGGAGTAG
- a CDS encoding 6-hydroxymethylpterin diphosphokinase MptE-like protein, which translates to MSWVIDREWWMRIYADLIVKSIDLSFEKDQQATDLLSTLLDGRSNLIEFDEMIGSFKGFDESIVFGCGPSLVSDLEFLMGNNALKDKLLISADGATTVLINHDITPHIVVTDLDGLVADIAWASLKGSVIVVHAHGDNIDRVSKFVPMFKGRIIGSTQVEPRPHVYNFGGFTDGDRGVFLSHSLGISRIILAGFDLDGEPYSCPGKLVPFNKRVKKKKLEIAKTLLKELESKGVRYFNVKGEPYVL; encoded by the coding sequence ATGAGCTGGGTCATTGACAGGGAATGGTGGATGAGGATATATGCAGATTTAATTGTTAAGAGCATAGACCTTAGCTTCGAAAAGGATCAGCAGGCCACGGATTTATTGAGCACGCTCCTCGATGGTCGCAGCAATCTGATAGAGTTCGACGAGATGATTGGTTCGTTTAAAGGGTTTGACGAGTCCATTGTTTTCGGATGCGGCCCGAGTCTCGTGTCAGACCTTGAGTTTCTCATGGGAAATAATGCTCTTAAAGACAAGCTTCTGATCTCAGCAGACGGCGCTACGACAGTATTGATTAATCACGACATAACACCGCACATTGTTGTCACGGACTTAGACGGCCTCGTAGCCGACATAGCATGGGCATCCCTCAAGGGATCGGTAATAGTGGTTCACGCTCACGGAGACAATATTGATAGAGTCTCGAAATTTGTCCCTATGTTCAAGGGGAGAATAATAGGTTCTACACAGGTTGAGCCAAGACCTCATGTTTACAACTTCGGAGGTTTCACCGACGGCGATAGAGGTGTTTTCCTTTCTCACTCACTAGGGATATCGAGAATCATTCTCGCAGGCTTCGACCTGGATGGAGAGCCCTATTCATGCCCAGGTAAGCTAGTCCCGTTTAACAAAAGGGTTAAGAAGAAGAAGTTAGAAATAGCGAAGACATTGTTGAAAGAATTGGAGTCAAAAGGGGTAAGATATTTCAACGTCAAGGGAGAGCCCTATGTTCTCTGA
- a CDS encoding GTP cyclohydrolase, FolE2/MptA family has protein sequence MSSEELPDVHSEKPAFPILVSRVGLTGVKLPPFKAGNGIFTPVFNIYVELPKHLKGAHLSRLYRVLTSNYEIMEEKGFEGLAFLAFKALEANAYAGKSYVEVYGDYLTRINDIPFHLRLGSGVSLDRATNKLEWFSEVETETVTSCPCAMKVSLHLFNTPFTHMQKAKVKVRVETDDKHISPIKIGELLTRVLNTPVNLLSRKEEAVFVQKIFVNPEFTEDVARRIFVTLIKGFKDTLDSNHYISVKVESLETIHQYHVESLITGYVKEFLNELEKGGFI, from the coding sequence ATGAGTAGCGAAGAATTACCGGACGTTCACTCCGAAAAACCAGCATTCCCCATACTAGTGAGCAGGGTTGGATTAACAGGGGTTAAGCTCCCGCCTTTCAAAGCGGGTAATGGGATTTTCACACCGGTTTTCAACATATACGTAGAACTTCCTAAGCATCTTAAAGGAGCACATCTTTCAAGACTCTACAGGGTTTTAACAAGTAATTATGAAATAATGGAAGAGAAGGGTTTTGAAGGCCTTGCTTTTCTAGCGTTTAAGGCTTTAGAAGCTAATGCTTATGCGGGGAAATCATACGTGGAGGTTTACGGGGATTATTTAACCAGGATTAATGATATACCTTTCCACCTTAGACTAGGCTCTGGAGTATCCTTGGATAGGGCTACAAATAAGCTCGAATGGTTCTCAGAGGTCGAGACTGAAACGGTGACTTCATGCCCGTGCGCCATGAAGGTTTCGCTTCATCTTTTCAACACTCCTTTCACCCATATGCAGAAGGCCAAGGTTAAGGTTAGGGTTGAAACAGATGATAAGCATATTTCACCAATCAAAATAGGGGAACTCTTAACGAGGGTGTTAAATACGCCGGTGAATCTTCTGTCTAGGAAGGAAGAAGCGGTTTTCGTTCAGAAGATCTTCGTGAACCCTGAGTTCACAGAAGACGTTGCTAGAAGAATTTTTGTAACTCTTATAAAAGGTTTTAAGGATACCTTGGACTCAAACCATTATATTTCAGTTAAAGTAGAATCCTTGGAGACTATTCACCAGTATCATGTGGAATCCTTGATAACGGGTTACGTGAAGGAGTTCTTAAACGAGTTAGAAAAAGGTGGTTTTATATGA
- a CDS encoding class II SORL domain-containing protein, translated as MGLKELIYEPGSVKGEAVSKVESHTPKIEAPNKVKAGEIFKVKVWVGPHPNTVEHSIRWIELYFEEQNRPFNPVLIGRYEFTPVYSEPVVEAYLKISKPGRLIAIEYCNLHGLWESSKEIGVE; from the coding sequence ATGGGATTAAAAGAACTCATATATGAGCCGGGGAGCGTGAAGGGAGAGGCTGTATCAAAAGTTGAGTCTCACACCCCTAAGATCGAGGCACCGAATAAGGTTAAGGCTGGCGAAATATTCAAGGTAAAAGTCTGGGTTGGCCCGCATCCCAATACAGTAGAGCACAGTATTAGATGGATAGAGCTCTACTTTGAAGAGCAGAACAGGCCGTTTAACCCGGTACTTATTGGAAGATACGAATTCACACCAGTATACAGTGAGCCGGTTGTGGAGGCATACTTGAAGATTTCAAAGCCAGGGAGATTAATTGCCATCGAATACTGCAACCTCCATGGTTTATGGGAGTCCAGCAAAGAGATTGGTGTGGAGTAA
- a CDS encoding Lrp/AsnC family transcriptional regulator, translating to MDVDEIDLAIIRELSENARKAFSEIASKLNLSDVAIIKRVRKLESDGVIRKYALIVDPAKIGYEKISFTGINVKPEKLFEIVAALKAKDYVKYLAITSGDHELIAIIWARNGEELQKIHEEILSIDGVVHIYPAILADIVKAEQYV from the coding sequence ATGGATGTTGACGAGATAGACCTTGCAATCATAAGGGAGCTTTCCGAGAACGCTAGGAAAGCGTTTAGCGAGATAGCGAGCAAGCTGAATCTTAGCGATGTAGCAATTATTAAGAGAGTTAGGAAGCTGGAGAGTGATGGAGTAATAAGGAAGTATGCTCTGATAGTCGATCCTGCGAAGATAGGGTATGAGAAAATATCCTTCACGGGCATTAATGTCAAGCCTGAAAAACTATTCGAAATCGTTGCAGCATTGAAAGCCAAGGATTACGTTAAATACTTAGCTATAACGTCGGGTGATCACGAGTTAATAGCTATTATCTGGGCGAGAAATGGAGAGGAGCTTCAGAAAATCCACGAGGAAATCCTCAGCATTGACGGAGTAGTCCACATCTACCCAGCCATACTCGCAGACATAGTCAAGGCAGAGCAGTATGTTTAA
- a CDS encoding VIT1/CCC1 transporter family protein: MNSEKLLTESYIDELISADLYDYLKSIAKEDSLRTAFSRLAEVEKSHATLLKKILINRGITCPEPGLTFKIKAATYKVLARILGYKILLSLMEASEASAIKTYWSLLKEASSEFEKQALEVLLKDEISHEVGLQESLNLYVKTLQGLKDIVYGMIDALIEIEAGVIGIASATNSPSLAGLAGLIAGLAGSFSMASGAYLSTKSEKEQQDKVVELMRIRRELAPPNEEGENSSLDGGGGNDYSPSRAARNAGVFYLVGAIGPIIPFLLNLSIILAIPASLLLSTIIITALTFVTSTLSGSSFKKSLVEYLLITYSAVAVTYLIGRLAGQVFGINV, from the coding sequence ATGAACAGTGAAAAGCTTCTCACAGAGAGTTACATCGATGAACTCATCTCCGCGGACTTATATGATTACTTGAAAAGCATAGCCAAGGAAGACAGCTTGAGAACCGCGTTCTCAAGACTTGCCGAAGTAGAGAAATCACACGCAACTCTCCTTAAGAAAATATTGATTAATAGAGGTATAACATGCCCAGAGCCCGGATTAACATTTAAGATCAAGGCAGCTACATACAAGGTGCTTGCTAGAATATTAGGTTACAAAATACTTTTAAGCCTCATGGAAGCCTCGGAAGCCTCTGCTATAAAAACTTACTGGTCACTCCTCAAAGAGGCTTCATCAGAGTTTGAAAAACAAGCATTGGAGGTTCTTTTAAAAGACGAGATTTCACATGAAGTAGGGCTTCAGGAAAGCCTGAACCTATACGTCAAAACCTTACAGGGTTTAAAAGACATCGTCTACGGCATGATTGATGCTTTAATTGAAATAGAAGCAGGCGTGATTGGAATTGCCTCAGCCACTAACTCTCCTTCTCTAGCCGGATTGGCTGGTTTAATAGCCGGGCTAGCCGGCTCATTCAGCATGGCCTCTGGCGCTTACTTATCTACAAAATCTGAAAAGGAACAGCAAGATAAGGTTGTTGAATTAATGAGAATCAGAAGAGAACTGGCACCACCTAATGAAGAAGGAGAAAACTCTTCACTCGATGGAGGAGGGGGAAACGACTACTCTCCCTCTAGAGCAGCTCGTAACGCCGGAGTATTTTACCTTGTAGGCGCGATAGGTCCCATAATCCCATTTCTCTTGAATTTAAGTATCATCCTGGCGATCCCAGCTTCCCTACTTCTATCCACAATCATTATCACCGCGCTAACTTTCGTGACCTCGACATTGTCTGGTAGTTCTTTCAAGAAATCCTTAGTCGAATACTTGTTGATAACTTATTCAGCAGTAGCTGTAACGTATCTTATCGGTAGGCTGGCAGGACAGGTTTTCGGAATAAATGTTTAA
- a CDS encoding FprA family A-type flavoprotein, with product MNNIVYSKLTDNLHMLQYKDHETKYFEGLWHIPEGVTYNSFILETKEGLVVFDTWKRSLGRLYIDEFSKHFDVRDVKYLVTHHMEPDHSGSIPHLLASNPRITVLGHALSKGMIESFYQVKPVFKAVKDEEALRIGGFTIRFIHTPWLHWPETMISYVEEERTLLTCDVFGSYGIPSKLYLDELSVKEQTDFSHYLIKYFANIIGHFRDWVVKNLEKISQSNLNVSTILPAHGVLYRGEDVARVIEKYRRLATGETVPGKTIIVYTSMYGFVSDMINAIIEFLERNSVKPVVHGFTDKERPDLSEILAEAYQAENVILATATYEAKTFPPMKHIAELLIEKIPASKNILIIALYGWGGKAGAELEELFIKQGFKNLDVIEFRAGQHQAVWRQVEEKLSKFLRGNG from the coding sequence TTGAACAATATTGTTTATTCCAAGCTAACAGACAATCTTCACATGCTCCAGTACAAGGATCATGAAACCAAGTACTTCGAAGGATTGTGGCATATTCCAGAGGGAGTAACCTATAATTCCTTCATTCTTGAAACCAAGGAGGGGCTGGTTGTTTTCGACACTTGGAAAAGATCCCTAGGAAGGCTTTACATTGATGAATTCTCCAAGCACTTTGACGTTAGAGATGTCAAGTACCTGGTCACGCATCACATGGAGCCCGACCACAGCGGATCAATTCCCCACTTGTTAGCTTCAAACCCTCGTATAACCGTTTTGGGACACGCGCTGTCCAAGGGGATGATTGAATCATTCTATCAAGTAAAACCCGTTTTCAAGGCTGTTAAAGACGAGGAGGCCTTGCGAATAGGGGGATTTACAATAAGGTTTATTCACACACCATGGCTTCACTGGCCAGAGACGATGATAAGCTATGTCGAAGAGGAAAGGACCCTGTTAACCTGTGACGTCTTCGGATCCTATGGGATCCCTAGCAAGTTATACCTTGATGAGTTAAGCGTGAAGGAGCAAACGGATTTCTCACATTATTTAATCAAATACTTTGCTAACATCATCGGGCATTTCAGAGATTGGGTTGTTAAAAACCTTGAAAAGATTTCACAGTCGAATTTAAACGTTTCAACCATTCTGCCAGCTCACGGCGTATTGTACAGGGGGGAAGACGTTGCCAGGGTTATTGAAAAATATAGAAGGCTCGCTACTGGTGAAACCGTGCCTGGTAAAACAATAATTGTTTATACAAGCATGTACGGTTTCGTAAGCGACATGATCAACGCCATAATAGAGTTTCTAGAGAGAAACAGTGTCAAACCGGTTGTCCACGGCTTCACCGATAAGGAGCGGCCTGATCTAAGCGAGATATTAGCTGAGGCGTATCAAGCTGAGAACGTCATACTCGCTACAGCAACTTACGAAGCTAAAACGTTTCCGCCAATGAAACATATTGCGGAATTACTTATCGAAAAAATCCCTGCCAGCAAGAACATTCTAATAATCGCCCTGTACGGGTGGGGCGGGAAAGCAGGGGCTGAGCTTGAAGAACTCTTCATTAAGCAAGGATTCAAAAACTTAGACGTAATAGAGTTCAGGGCTGGGCAGCACCAAGCTGTTTGGAGACAAGTTGAGGAGAAACTGTCGAAGTTTTTAAGGGGTAATGGATGA
- a CDS encoding peroxiredoxin, whose amino-acid sequence MPGQIPLIGEKFPEIEVVTTHGKKKLPDDYKGKYLVLFSHPADFTPVCTTEFVGFAKRYEDFKKLNTELLGHSVDSVFSHIKWIEWIKEKLGVEIPFPIIADPAGEVGRKLGFLHAQSATHTVRAVIIVDAEGVIRAILYYPQEAGRNIDEILRLVKSLQLNDRFKRAVPHLWPNNELIKDSLIVPPPTSVQAAMERLATYKCYDWWFCYEEGKVPKEEVEEARKWLERAASKP is encoded by the coding sequence ATGCCAGGACAAATACCGTTAATAGGTGAAAAATTCCCTGAAATCGAAGTAGTAACTACACATGGCAAGAAGAAACTGCCTGACGATTACAAAGGCAAGTATCTAGTGTTGTTCAGCCATCCTGCAGACTTCACACCCGTTTGTACAACGGAATTCGTAGGTTTTGCTAAAAGATATGAGGACTTTAAAAAGCTCAACACGGAATTATTAGGGCACAGCGTCGACAGCGTTTTCTCCCACATCAAGTGGATCGAGTGGATAAAGGAAAAGCTCGGGGTAGAAATACCCTTCCCTATAATAGCCGATCCAGCAGGAGAAGTAGGCAGGAAACTAGGCTTCTTGCACGCGCAAAGCGCTACCCACACAGTTAGAGCAGTAATAATAGTCGATGCCGAAGGCGTAATCAGAGCCATTCTCTACTATCCACAGGAGGCTGGGAGAAACATTGACGAAATATTGAGACTGGTGAAGTCATTACAGTTGAATGATAGATTTAAGAGGGCTGTCCCACACCTATGGCCTAACAACGAGCTAATTAAGGATTCGTTAATCGTTCCCCCGCCAACAAGTGTTCAAGCAGCTATGGAGAGATTGGCGACTTACAAATGCTACGATTGGTGGTTCTGCTACGAGGAAGGAAAGGTTCCGAAGGAGGAAGTAGAGGAAGCCAGGAAATGGCTTGAAAGAGCTGCTTCTAAACCTTAA